ATTCTAATATGCATTTACAAATGTATACAGTAATATTtcaatataatatttataaacaaactGAGTCTTGAACTTTGTGCAATCTTGCTGTCAGTAAGATTGATCTGTTGATAGGAACCAGTACAGCTTGTCAAGATGTTAGAgtaaaatgtgaataattttgTTCAGAGCCACCTTTCCTGGAAAGGGGCTTCTATCTTTTCCTACAAGACTGGATTTAGAAAGACTGGTTCTAATCCCATCTATTAGTGTATTTCTGACATttgactgaattaaaaaaaaaaaaaatgccttttcttgaATGTGCTCTCTAGAAATGCCTCCTACAAATCTACATGGAACGTCAACATTCCTACAGCTTAAAAGTTTCATGTGAAAGCTGAGAGCGTACACTTGCCAGGAGCATACCTAATGCGCTACAACCGCTCACAGCTGGTCAGCCCACGTGAGTCCAGAAACGTGTTACGGGATGGAGGCCAGGTCCTGGCCATAAATTGTTAAAACAATCTACAGATCTGCTCCTGGTGCACACCACTACTTGCTAACATACACAGACAGATACAAACAGGCCTTAGGTTATGTCTAAGGTCTCTGCCCAGTGTGTGTGAATGTCCTTAGTTTGAGCACCTCTGCTTGAGATGTTTTTCTGTGGGCAGTAGCATTGTGCATGTAAAAGATTTCAAGTAGAAAGATACAAATTAAGGTACAGAaaagtatgaaataaattatttgatggcagctttgtgattttattttcttgtgcagGTGACATTACCATAATTTTACATCACTAGTGTAAGGCTTGCCACGTTTTTGTATTTCTGGGGTGCTGGATACCTGCACCTCGTATCAGCAGttcaaactgaaaatgtttagtGTGGTTTTTTCCCATGCTTTAGCCTAGTTTAATAGGTCAAGTGATGTCCTGAATTTTACGGTTAATGTAACTCAGTCCAGTTCAATAATTATTGCAAATGTCAGAGTTCAAATGAAGTAAGTTGAAACACTTTCAGCAGTGGTTTTCTGGGCCAGGTGTTCTGAAGTGGTGGCCCTTTGGGAGGGGGATGGTTGTGCCACACCAAGGGACTGTCAGGGCAACCCAGTGTACAAGGGGATGGAGAGACGGTTAAATGAGTGCCTTCCTGCTAAGTTTGTGGTGAGGCATAAAGTTCTCACTGGttcctgatatttttttttttaatctgagtgTAACTGAAGTAACAGTGCTGTGCTGTTCTGTGACTAATTCTACTGTTATTCCTGctgcacagcaaaaggaagtAGTCCAGACCTGAAGGAGATGCAAGTTGTCACTACATCGACTTATCGTCACTATAATAGAAAAGTAAACTATATTGTGGCTGTTATCTGACTGCTATTGTTTGTAGAGTACCACAAATCACATACACAATGTTTATTTtagctgcttttaattttatatagtGGCAATAGAGCATTAAATACAAAACTTGAAACCaaaattaactttcaaaaaGGTGTTTTAAAGGTATTGAAGATTTAATGGCCTATCAGTAAGGCTGATGGCAGAGAGTTCTGGAAGGAAGTTATATTGTGTACATATTAACACCATTTCAAGTTTCATACCAGAAAACATCCTCCTCAGTCCTACAATCTACATTCCAGTTATAAGCAGCAAAGCTTCAGTCATCTTCAGTAACCTAGTCAGAGCCATTCACCTGTCTTTATTTAAgaagtgctgcttttttcttttcctagaaaaCAGAAGCTCTAAGAGGCACTTGTACTTGTCCCAGCAGCCAGATCAGCTTAGAACACTGAAATACCCAGACTCAGCTTTTTCTATGCTCATCTACAGTCAGAGCAAACCTTGGCTTCATTTAAGTGTGCAGCTAAGTTGTAGCTCTCTGGTTCCTAAAGAGCTTTTTTCAACATGAATTTTATTGTTAACTTAAGCCCTTTCTTCATCTGTGGCTGGAGATGTGGGCTCAGGTGGTTGGTTAATGAACCAGCTCTGTATGGGTCTGGCAGCAAATAGCTGCTATGGGAAATCCCCAAAAGGGCTTCTCCTGGAAAACAGGTTATGTGCAACAGCTTGTACCATCTCTTCCTTGCAAATAGGACCATGAGGGCTTGTGCAGTCCCCAACTGCTAGAAACCTCTCCAGAGACCCAAGACAGCTGGGGATAAAAAGGTGTCCGTGAGCATCTCTTTGCACAGCTGAGATGAGCAATATGCTTTTGGCAACTTGCACCCCACAGTACTCTGTACCTGTTTTTCTTATCTATACCACTTCTACGCTAGTTAACACATACTCTgacattaattattttactCTGCTGCTACCTACAAGTTATTTCAAATTCATTGGACTACCTATTCACAGAGGCTCCCACAGCATGATTTACTCACTTGTCATGCACTCTTTACATTGGCCACAGGATGACAGAAGTAGGTTTTGCTCTTACCCTTGCAAGctcatttgaaacaaacaaacaaaaaaccctgcagaaaaATGTGCTACTACTTAAAATGTCTCATACCTGGTGACCTCTGCAGCAGATTtaagttttcagtttcagtagGAAGCAGAATGCATTCAGGTTTACTTTGGGCTAAAAATTTgctaaaattaagtttaaaagaaagactttgaCATGAAAAATTCAGTATCAAACTAAACATTGTAGTGCAAGTTACAGTTAGAGCTCAAGTAACTGATATTAACTTAAGGGTGTATCACTATCATTATTAACATGTACACAAATTTTTAAGGTGGTCAGTTATGCACAAAAGAATGTTGTGTATATAACTTAGTGTTAATCAACTAAAACCACCATGTAAGTCTGAGTAGAAAGCCAGGTTTGAATACAAAATTAATACCTGAGTATAATGGTCAAATTTATTTCCCTTGATAAATCACATACAAACATGTTTAGTGCCTCAATTCTACATTTCACGTTAGGTTTTTCCTGTGTTGTAAGAGACCACTCAGTACTAGTGCTATTTGCAACATAAAAGATTTCAGACAAAACAGCTTAACAGTCTTTTGCGTAGTGATCTTAATACATTAAGATTTTTCAATTaaagtcttcatttttcctgtagACTTCAGCATGTGCGGTCCAAACTGAGAAGGAAACCAGAAACACATTCAGATTGCTTTCAACAGAAACCTACATGAACTATTATCCATCCACGTTGTAAGTAAAACTAGAACTTGGTCAGAGATCATTTCCTCTATCAACCTGCTGCTTTGCATGTGGATTTCACCCACTTCATAGCCACAAAGTAAAGGGAAACTTGTGTCAGCAATCAGCTGAAATCACTCAGATGAGGCAGCTAACCAtctgctggagcagctctgacTAGAGATAGTTCACTCTACCACAGCAAAATAAGAAGATAGATGCAGTTATCTTTAGAAGTTGACAACCAATTGCTATAGCAGCAGTTTaacagtatttctgttcttACTCCATGTTGCATTTTTGTGCAAGTCCTTTTAAGAACTGTATCATACAAGGACTGAGCTAGCAAAGAAGTTATATATTGATAATAACTGATGACAGATGTTTATTAGCTCATTATGGATCAACATTCCATCATTTAACAACTTAAAACCTTCAATTTTCTTAGCTCTTGaggacttgatgatccttaaTCTCGAAAGATGGACTGTAAGTTTCAAAATTGGAAAGTCATGAAAAACCCCTGTGTGAATAAACATTGCCAACTCATGTTCATTTCGTTAAAGCCCCAGAGatgctggggaagaagggaTTGATTCTTGGGGAATATCTAGCCTTTTAGTTATGAAGAACAGCCTGAACATTACAGGAATATGCCTCAAAGGCCTAAACCAGAAGGCAAGTAAGTCAACATTAATAAGCTGAAGTACTTGGAAGTCCTGAGATTTGTCGCTTGGGAATCTTATTTTCCTCAGAACCTAATTCAGAGTGCAGCCAGCTTTTGGagttttatgtgcatttttCCAAAcgcacaaagggaaaaataactcTTTACTCTTCCTCTCTGGTTCTATAGCACAAAGCTTCAAGGGTTGCTTACTAACAAAACCGATCTATACTAGCCTGTTCTTGAAGTAAGTGTATATTGCTAGAAACTTGCATCTTGAACACTCACCACTTAAAACCCCCTTACTTCAATTTCAAATCAATCTGAAATAAACTAGAAGCCATTAACTTGTACTGTGATGtggattttaaatataatttcattttaacattctCATGCTAtaaagaaactgcttttatttactCAGCATTTCCAATTATTAGAAGAAACTCCCTATACCAAGATCCAGCAGGCATTTTGAaccatttgctttctgcattcCTAGGAATGGCTGACATGTTTCAGGGTCTTGCTTCAGAATTTCACGTGCACTATCTGAATGGTTAAGGCTGGTAACAGCAGGCAAACTCAGCTCAGATTTGATTCTGGTATGAGCCCTTAGGAATGGAGTTTTCAGAATATCACATGCTCATGgtaacagaaaagattttttgtttaaaaaaataagaaaactataACAGGGCTTTTTAAACCTAGGGCCAAAAGAGTACACAATCTTAAGACTTGATACTAAAAACACACGATTGCCACAAATCCTGGCATATCAGCAGTACTTCATAGGGTTTTGCGGACAGGGATGCTAACTCATAGGTATTTGCATATGCTGGCATAAAGACATACGTTGGCTTTCACGACAACTACAATTTAGTCCAAGCATGTGTTCAGAATCACAATACTCACCAGCACTACCTCAGtctttgtctttgtttcagTCTTTGGAATCACTTTTTCTGTGTCACTTTGGCTATCATTTCGGTATCGATATGCAAATTTCTTTTTGAGCGCCTCTGCTATTAATGCTGCAGGATCTGTAGGGTCAGCCACTTTAGATTTTGTACCTTCTGATgatctagaaaagaaaatgagaagcattAACATAGTCCAAAACAAAGCTTTAGACGTTGTGAATGCTTTTGCATTCTGTTTGTCAGACGTTACATCAGCATCTGTCTGACCTTGAAATAGTTCTGAGTCATAAAAACAAATCATTAATGCAAATGTTAATACattggtatttatttatatttattaccTTTTCACTGAGCGTAGTTTCACGCTGTTCATGTCTTTGAGGATTTCTAGCATGTTTggtatttcagatttctttggCCCATTTTCTGTCAGATTCTGTCCAgagttcatttttttgtttttcctttctttaatgaGCTCAATTGCAGACATACTCTGTTGTAGACCTGGGGGAGGGAGTGGTGGTGGAGGAGGTGGCGGCGGTGGCGGAGGTGCAACAGGGACAGCAGCTGAAGCAACTGGACTTGACCCAACtacaaataaaacatgcattACATGTCAGTTTACTTGTAAATCCCCTTTATATCTCACAAATGCTCAGGTAGGAATATGACTCTAATAACTTCAATtgcctcccctctgccttctTTAGATTATCACATAACTTCTTCATTCCTAAACCACCTAAGTAGACTCAACTGCAAAGCCACATAAAAATCCTTCTCGAAGAGTGAGAACCATTCTTTGAATTTCCAGTTTCAAATTCTAGGTGCATTCATGTCTTTACTGCAATGGGATGGACATAACAATGTCTTTTAGTTAtgttctgcttttaaagttATCAGTATCTCACTTTCTTCTGAGAAGCAGGTACTGAGCTGGAAGTCACATACAATCTGCCACGTGAGCAGTGTTTCTTCCTACTTATCACAATTAAAGGAATTACCATACaagattttaatatataaattatagAGCTCAAGTAGTGCTTAAATTCAAGCTTAGTCCAGCTCTCTGAAGTTAAGGGTTTTTAGGCCAGCTAATCATTTGCCTGAAGAGAGAGCATTCTCAAGGATAATCTTGGTTTTATGTTTCCTGTACTCTTTAGGTAAAAATTGATGTTATAAATATAACAGCAGTAATAACTTgacaaataaatgaagaaaccTCTGCTGAAATGCACCTTTAAAGAAATCAGCAAAATCAGATCAAACCAGAGTTTTGAAGCCTGGAGTACAAAGGATGTAAAGATATGTATATAGATAATACAGAGGAGTCCACTCTGTGTACgtgtatgcatgcacacagtGTCATTACCATATTCTACCAGAAGAGGGAGGTAAAGAtgatcaaatcaaatcaaaatttagttttcctaataaaaagaggtaaagggaaaacaataaaaaataggTTGTTAGTTATTtcacaaaacccccacaataATTATAATTCAAGAGTTAAACCATGTAATCCTTAAAACTATTTCATAGTTTTGAATATGAAcagttaaggaaaaataaagtaactgCTATCAGTTCACAGACAAAAACTACACAAGAGCATCTGAAGAATCAGAATATGATTTTATACATAAACATAGGCAAAACTGTACTTGCTAAGTGACCTTAGGAAAGAGTGAAAACCAAATGGCTGTCATCTCCAGTCGACGAGGGCCATCTCCCACTAATCTTTGGAGATGGTAGACTTAGAACTGGAAGGCAGtcagaggggagggaaagaggaggaaaactcaggaaaagaagaattattCTGTTTACTACCAGAAACAGTGCACCACTTTTGGTTCTATCTGGACAATGTGTCTGATTCCAGAGAGGATTCCAGTAAACAATTAAtctccttttctgttatttatttcataaacttGAGATGTGTTATTACATATTCCAAAAGCATAATTAGCATCTTGTATGATTACTTCATGATATTAGAGAGCCTATTTCATTACTGGATGGGAAGACTTAAGTGTTAGTAATTAAGTTATGTTCTTTTAGTTTGGTTTAATCCATCATGTTTATCATGAACTTTGCTCTGAAAGCTGTTTAATACTTCTTTACTCATCCACAGATTCAGAATTCTGGCAGACTTTCACACAAACATGAAGACTTTTGGAATActagaaaatacaggaaaatctGGCAGGTCTCTTGTCTTCAAGACCTATTCTGTATCCCTTGGTTAGTATGCTATGTCTGTCTACCAAACTAACCAAAACAATATGAAGAAGTGTTCAGTGTTGCGGTATCTCACAAAAACAGATTAGCACATTATTAATTATAAAAGGGACAAATTCATTAACTAATTTATGCTAAAAGTACAGCAAACTTAATACCTGCTGTCAGGTTCTGTTGTTCTTGCAAGATTACAATTTTGGCTATTTGTGCTCTTAAAGTGGCTAGTTCATTTTCTAGAGCACTAATCTTCTGCAGAGCTTCTTCATTTGCAGTCACTGTCCTCCTGGACACTGGTTCTTCTTCCAACAGGTTTTGTAAGGACATCTGTCTGCATGGGGACTTTCCAGAATGATGTCGTTCACCTGAAAGAGGCTGGGCTGTTTTTGACCAAACTTCTGACCTGtcacaaaaatattgcaagattccttttttaaaggctttgttATAGATAAAAACTAAAGCACCATTACATACAAACTAGGAATACAAGTTGAAGGCCTGACTTTAAAATTGGCTTTACACAAATCACTTCCACCAAGACATCATATAgcttaaaataaacaagagcTTCACCTCCTTTCTGCTTGCATCACGagctgcatttcttctcttcccctaGCCAGCTTTTTGTGGAATCCTtgatttcaggagaaaaaaggaatacattccccctcacccccattCTATTTCTTTGCCTCATAGctattgtattttctgttggaATTAAGATCTAAAATTTTTTTGCCCAAATGCTACCATTTTTCCCCCATGGGCTGCAAATAGTCACTTGTAGTTGATTCCTttgaagaaggaggaagagttTCTTAGTTCCACAGCACTTTTGGGGCTTCTGAAGGGACAGTCCTCCATTTTAGCAGTGGTGGGAGCATGGAGTACATGAAACAGCTTAGTGGTGCAGAGGCTGCTTATCAGTAAATGGGAAAGGGTCTTATATCTAGCTTTctaacacaataaaaaaaactatggagaagaaaacatcaTACCGTTTTAAAAAGTCCGTAAGCTTCCCTCCTCTTTTCACAAGAGCAAGAAAATGCAACTCTGTTGCCTTCCTTTATTACCCACCAAAGCTCAAGCTATGTTAAACACTGAGGCATTACTGAGCTTCTGCAGTCAAGTAAGCGCTTACAAAAGGTTATATTCACTGAAGACACTagcatttttaaacagtttatcTCAAGTAGAATTGATAAGGATTAATGACAATAGATTATCATAAACATTATAACTGCAAAATATGACCACAAACTTAAGTCCTCGATCCTCCTTAACTTCAATCACAAAACTTCTCAGGCAGGTCAGGATTCCACTGTTGTTCAAACATGAGAGTAAGAACAGTAGCTAGTGATAGAACTTCTCAAAATGTGTAGAATGGCTCCAGACTAATACAGCTTAAGAGCCCCATCACTCTGGATGCATGGGTTAAGCTACTCTGCATGCGCATCATGTTAGATCTGCAGTTGTGCTAGACTTAAAGCAAGAGGCAAGATTTAAGTCTAGAACAAGCCCTGTGCTCTGACCACCTCAATCTGGGATTAGATACACATTTGAGTCTTCCAGGACCCTGACAGAAAACATCAGCACAACTTGCAGAAATCTGATCACGCAGAACTGAATATTATCAAGGATGTTAAAATTTAAGTGCTAGATAGGAATAGAGAGCAACTAAAGCTGAGAAGAGAGCAGGATGCTTCCTCTAGCAGCCATCTCCCTGCTTTCCCTAAATAAGTAAGGTGGAAGGAGCCAGTGGTCACTTCACTCTAAAACCTGCCTTCTACAAACTCTTTAATGGAGCAGAATAGCTAAACAACAAAGGGTATTTTCAGCTCAGAGCAGTAATGGTGTTTTAAGCAAATGTCTTGATTGGAATCTAATGCTGTGGAAAAATATTATGCCTGAATTGTCACTATTGCTCTGACTAGGGGTAGGGGAAAAATGATTTGTCATTTAGTTGCTTCCTCTATAAAACCgcattcacagaaaaaattacGTCTGCAAGACTCTTTACTGAATTATACAGTGAATATATATTTAACAGTAACACCTATGTGATCTTGTCGAAACAGAGAATTTCAAATGCCTGGAAAACACTGAATGCATGCTAGCTCCACTGCATAATACTGTGCACAGATGTAATAAACTGCACACTGAAATACTCGTATTTGCTAAGTAATTCACTTACCATGCTCCATTACAAGCTGTTTGCCTTAAGGTCACTATATATCTGCAGGATTATTTTAGTCCCATCCCATATCCATctgtcccccttcccccttcacATGCAGACGTCTCAGCAAATATGCAAGTCCTATGTCTTTCGTAACAGTTTCTTTGAAGCAACAAAGAGATATTCTCCCTGTTGCCGCCATTAAACATAATAGCTTTACAGTTCAATccttaaacaaaatgtttctgtgcaagCAAAAGTAGTACTGTCCAGTTAATTTCCTTCGCATCAAATATACTTTACAAATAGCGTTTCCCAAACAAGCATTGATTTCTGCGACTCCCCTCTGAGTTTGTGAAATTAATGTGGCAGTGCCAGAATGTTTGTTATGCAAAGCTTCACTGTGGCAAGTCATGTTGGAGGGCATCTAGGTCATTACTAACCTATTTCATGCTTTCAAATTAAGAATGGTATCCTCCAGTAATCTCTGAAGCCAACAATCTGTGCCTTTCTCTGGAAGGTTAGTTTGTTTAGAATAAAAACTTCCTCTGCACTACAGAACTGTACCTTTGTTTCTGGCTAGTCTGAGCAGCAATTTGGGTAGGCTGGAATAGAGAACTTCATCACTTCAGCCAACCTGTTTCATGCAGTTACAGTGCTATGTAGTACTCTTGGTCCAACACAACAGTACCTATCCCGTCATTCTGGACACAGGTGCTCACACACTTCCCTGCCAGTTTTGTTATGAAgattaaagacaaaatataaaccataattttttaattgtctttagCAGACTGTAGAGCCTTAaccagaaaggagaaaaacaacatgCCAATTATTGGATTGTCAGAATGACCATTGCTGCTAATTAGGAAGCTGTACAGTACACTGCCCCATATTAATGAAAATCTCAGGAGAACTGGAGAAGAATCAGTGTTAGCAATTGTGCCGTTTTTGTGGGGGCAAGGTTGCTTGAAGCTGTCACATGCAATTCTTTGCAATAAATACgtaaataaaaaacacaatCTTCCTTGTATAAAGCCAATCTCCTATACATTCTCAAATGAGTCTTTCATTTATAAtcctgttagtctaacctctACTACTGCTTTTCCAGACCCTGCCTTTTCTatccctcttccctctctcttctcccagcatTCAAGTCCTCTCCATTAATTGCAATGCACAGTAGATTCTCATTAGAGAGAAGCTAGGCTTCTTCCTCTCAGTTCAGAAGTTCAAAGAGAAGATTTGAGGAGCATACCTGAGCCTTGTAGAGACTTCCCCTTCTTCTTGAGCAACCCATCCCACATCTGCAAAGGAGGCCACTGCATCTTCTCTAAGTTGATTAGGATGGTTTCCTTCTGTGGCATGAGAAGTAAGCTAAATTTTAAAGACAAGATAGAAGGTTTTAGAGTCACTATTCCCAGACCACATCACAGTTATTTTACCCGATACTTTTAGTGAGGCTACACGTAACTATTaacacatacatgcacaaaaCACATCTGTAGACTTAGCACACTTATTTCTGTCCTGGGCTTGGTCCAGAACCATTTCACTGAATTCAAGCTGTTCAATCTAGTCTGCTGAACACTATacagaaactatttttatttttaaggttcaCAGCTAACTACACATGACACTACTGAACActaaaaatgcaatgcaaattGTTTCCTTAAAGACTAACAAACATCAACATTCTCAAGCAGT
Above is a genomic segment from Ciconia boyciana chromosome 2, ASM3463844v1, whole genome shotgun sequence containing:
- the MTFR1 gene encoding mitochondrial fission regulator 1, which produces MICWLKRLIRMAFEQVGLNMESVLWSSKPYGSSRSIVRKIGTNLSLIQCPRVQFQLTSHATEGNHPNQLREDAVASFADVGWVAQEEGEVSTRLRSEVWSKTAQPLSGERHHSGKSPCRQMSLQNLLEEEPVSRRTVTANEEALQKISALENELATLRAQIAKIVILQEQQNLTAVGSSPVASAAVPVAPPPPPPPPPPPLPPPGLQQSMSAIELIKERKNKKMNSGQNLTENGPKKSEIPNMLEILKDMNSVKLRSVKRSSEGTKSKVADPTDPAALIAEALKKKFAYRYRNDSQSDTEKVIPKTETKTKTEVVLFGPHMLKSTGKMKTLIEKS